In Stomoxys calcitrans chromosome 2, idStoCalc2.1, whole genome shotgun sequence, the following proteins share a genomic window:
- the LOC106095333 gene encoding arrestin domain-containing protein 3 has product MENERLRITLDKPDKLYIAGQTIKGEIWLNLTKRTKIRAVKVQITGKGKCKWMEILRKNSNSNNESTRSLFYSSKEIYAHNEIPLSVFEPRGIELSAGEHTFDFSMPLEWNLPSSFKGSHGSIKYKLRILIQRPWSFDERHSIPITVMKNMPLPPMYRLNPTPLEKQITKTISLFGSRPISMLALLPEDFAVRGEPLRICVTVTNNSGTNVEKLRFCVLQYICYYSHLPLRVQKVEIVPLTNKETGSVHKKSERSFAHELLIPDTAQPSDDELSGVINISYELRVEAVLRGFFKNLVLNMPFKMYTNETEASVRQPTRPSMPPDGGDMGVGNPFETSSGSGMYPPLESSIGSPSHSSQYSSESSSLHSTTSDSSAATLSPAVGGTALSYTSGSSSQFNSPLNRASLRSNSNVPYMPYSSSPLMISSYPPPAAHMPPYPPLSDSPQYSLMPQPPQSQQGTTPTATPPRAHLTSAQISSISGHYASVTSSTYMAIRPPPGAHELPPSYEELFGSATAPPETPK; this is encoded by the exons CTGTCAAAGTTCAAATAACCGGCAAAGGCAAATGCAAATGGATGGAAATACTGCGTAAAAACTCCAATTCCAATAATGAAAGCACACGCAGCCTATTCTATTCCAGCAAAGAGATCTATGCCCACAATGAGATACCACTGTCGGTATTCGAGCCACGAGGCATCGAACTGAGTGCCGGTGAACACACATTTGACTTTTCAATGCCGCTGGAATGGAATCTGCCATCAAGTTTTAAAGGTAGTCATGGTTCGATTAAGTATAAGCTGCGCATACTCATACAGAGGCCATGGTCCTTCGATGAACGCCACTCAATACCCATAACGGTAATGAAGAATATGCCTTTACCTCCAATGTATCGCTTGAACCCCACTCCCCTAGAGAAACAAATAACCAAAACCATTAGCCTATTCGGTTCGCGTCCCATTAGTATGTTGGCACTGCTGCCCGAAGATTTTGCCGTCCGTGGAGAGCCATTGAGGATTTGTGTTACGGTCACCAATAATAGTGGCACGAATGTGGAAAAACTACGTTTTTGTGTACTCCAATATATCTGCTACTATAGCCACTTGCCGCTGAGGGTACAAAAAGTGGAAATTGTACCGTTGACAAACAAGGAAACCGGTTCGGTGCACAAAAAGAGTGAAAGgtcatttgcccatgaactctTGATACCCGATACGGCTCAACCCTCGGATGATGAGTTGTCGGGCGTCATCAACATTTCGTATGAGTTGAGGGTGGAGGCCGTTTTGAGGGGCTTCTTTAAGAATCTTGTCTTGAATATGCCTTtcaaaatgtataccaatgagACTGAAGCATCGGTGCGTCAACCTACACGTCCTTCCATGCCTCCCGATGGTGGAGATATGGGCGTAGGCAATCCTTTTGAAACTTCCTCGGGGTCTGGTATGTATCCGCCTTTGGAAAGCTCCATTGGTTCGCCCTCGCATTCATCACAATATAGCAGTGAGTCGAGTTCACTGCATTCCACCACCTCTGATTCGTCGGCAGCTACTTTGAGTCCAGCGGTGGGGGGTACCGCACTCTCCTATACCTCCGGTTCTTCATCACAATTCAATAGTCCTCTAAATCGTGCTAGTTTACGTAGTAATTCTAATGTACCATATATGCCTTATTCAAGTAGTCCGCTGATGATAAGTTCATATCCACCACCAGCGGCCCATATGCCACCCTATCCGCCCTTATCGGATTCGCCGCAGTATTCGTTAATGCCACAGCCACCACAATCACAGCAGGGTACCACACCAACAGCCACCCCTCCCAGGGCACATTTGACCTCGGCCCAAATCAGCAGTATCAGTGGGCATTATGCTTCGGTAACATCATCCACCTACATGGCCATTAGACCACCACCCGGCGCACATGAATTGC CTCCTTCTTATGAAGAACTTTTTGGTAGTGCCACTGCTCCACCGGAAACTCCAAAATGA